One Vitis riparia cultivar Riparia Gloire de Montpellier isolate 1030 chromosome 4, EGFV_Vit.rip_1.0, whole genome shotgun sequence genomic window carries:
- the LOC117912559 gene encoding protein phosphatase 2C 53-like, giving the protein MEEMSPAVAVPFRLGNSVCDNPTVASHMDVTRFKLMTDATSLLSDSATQVSTESIAGEDDNCSDLENEVSVVAVSVPVENREEGAALLDMVSENKSNWVAGDDVVIRESEEDDFLSVEGDPILDSSCSLSVTSETSSICGEDLLAFEANFETGTPGSLDIEKDGCNDPIIAKSSHLGELNAEQEIVSDSLAVTSLEEEIGFRPELKSSEVVIQLPVEKGVSGTLVRSVFELVYVPLWGFTSICGRRPEMEDAVATVPRFFQIPIQMLIGDRVIDGMSKCVSHLTAHFFGVYDGHGGSQVANYCRDRIHSALAEEIETAKTGFSDGNVQDYCKELWTKVLTNCFLKVDAEVGGKASLEPVAPETVGSTAVVAIICSSHIIVANCGDSRAVLYRGKEPIALSVDHKPNREDEYARIEAAGGKVIQWNGHRVFGVLAMSRSIGDRYLKPWIIPEPEVTFIPRAREDECLILASDGLWDVMTNEEVCDIARRRILLWHKKNGVTMLPSERGQGIDPAAQAAAECLSNRALQKGSKDNITVIVVDLKAQRKFKSKT; this is encoded by the exons atggaggaGATGTCTCCGGCGGTTGCTGTGCCATTTAGATTAGGTAATTCAGTCTGTGATAACCCAACTGTAGCTAGCCATATGGATGTCACAAGATTTAAGCTCATGACGGATGCAACGAGCTTGTTATCTGATTCTGCAACCCAGGTTTCTACTGAGTCTATTGCTGGTGAAGATGATAACTGCAGTGATCTGGAGAATGAGGTTAGTGTTGTAGCGGTGTCAGTACCGGTGGAGAATAGGGAAGAGGGAGCTGCTTTGTTGGATATGGTATCTGAAAATAAGAGCAATTGGGTTGCTGGTGATGATGTTGTAATCCGGGAAAGTGAGGAGGATGATTTCTTATCAGTTGAGGGTGATCCTATTTTGGATAGCTCTTGTTCTCTTTCTGTGACAAGTGAGACTAGTAGCATATGTGGTGAGGATTTGTTAGCATTCGAGGCTAATTTTGAGACAGGAACGCCGGGTTCTTTAGATATTGAGAAGGACGGTTGCAATGATCCGATTATTGCTAAGTCATCTCATTTGGGGGAATTGAATGCTGAGCAGGAGATTGTGAGTGATTCCCTTGCAGTGACCAGTCTTGAGGAAGAAATTGGATTTAGACCTGAACTGAAATCATCTGAAGTTGTTATTCAGTTGCCTGTGGAAAAAGGGGTAAGTGGAACACTTGTTCGTAGTGTGTTTGAGTTGGTTTATGTGCCCCTTTGGGGATTTACGTCTATCTGTGGAAGGAGACCTGAGATGGAAGATGCAGTTGCAACCGTGCCTCGGTTTTTTCAGATCCCTATTCAAATGCTAATTGGCGATCGAGTAATTGATGGCATGAGCAAGTGTGTCAGTCATTTAACGGCCCATTTCTTCGGGGTTTATGACGGTCATGGAGGGTCTCAg GTTGCAAACTATTGTCGCGATCGCATCCATTCTGCTTTGGCCGAGGAAATAGAGACTGCCAAGACAGGATTTAGTGATGGAAATGTTCAGGATTATTGCAAAGAGCTGTGGACCAAAGTGTTaacaaattgttttcttaaGGTTGATGCTGAGGTTGGAGGAAAGGCTAGTCTTGAACCTGTTGCTCCAGAAACCGTTGGTTCTACTGCTGTTGTTGCCATTATTTGTTCATCCCATATTATTGTGGCAAATTGTGGTGATTCAAGGGCAGTCCTGTACCGTGGTAAAGAACCTATAGCTTTATCGGTCGATCATAAG CCAAATCGAGAAGATGAATATGCTAGGATTGAGGCAGCTGGAGGCAAAGTCATACAGTGGAATGGGCATCGAGTTTTTGGTGTTCTTGCAATGTCAAGGTCTATTG GTGATAGGTATTTGAAACCGTGGATTATACCTGAACCAGAGGTGACATTTATTCCTCGGGCAAGAGAAGATGAATGCCTCATTCTAGCAAGTGATGGGCTATGGGACGTGATGACGAATGAGGAGGTATGTGATATAGCCCGAAGAAGAATACTCCTCTGGCACAAAAAGAATGGTGTGACGATGCTCCCCTCAGAAAGAGGCCAGGGGATCGACCCTGCAGCTCAAGCAGCAGCAGAGTGCCTCTCAAACCGGGCTCTTCAGAAGGGAAGCAAGGACAACATCACAGTGATTGTGGTGGATTTGAAGGCTCAGAGGAAGTTCAAGAGCAAGACCTGA
- the LOC117913622 gene encoding ran-binding protein 1 homolog a-like produces the protein MSSTEQPEHRKQEAEEETTGGAADDEDTGAEVAPIVKLQEVAVTTGEEDETVLLDLKCKLYRFDKEGNQWKERGVGTVKLLKHKETEKVRLVMRQSKTLKICANHLVLASTSVQEHTGNDKSCVWHATDFSDGELKEELFCIRFASVENCKTFREKIEEIAESLEKKAEESEETKSATDLLEKLNVGESKDEEGTKEAASASAEVEKDESAQQEKPESDK, from the exons ATGTCGAGTACTGAACAGCCTGAGCACAGAAAACAAGAAGCAGAAGAGGAGACCACCGGAGGAGCGGCGGACGACGAGGACACTGGAGCAGAGGTTGCTCCGATCGTCAAACTTCAAGAAGTTGCCGTCACCACTGGGGAAGAAGACGAAACCGTCCTTCTCGATCT GAAATGCAAGCTTTACAGATTTGACAAGGAAGGAAACCAATGGAAAGAGAGAGGTGTTGGGACTGTGAAGCTTCTCAAACACAAGGAAACCGAAAAGGTCAGGCTTGTGATGCGCCAATCCAAGACCCTTAAGATCTGTGCCAACCATCTT GTGCTTGCTTCTACATCGGTACAAGAGCATACCGGGAATGACAAATCTTGTGTTTGGCACGCCACTGATTTCTCTGATGGAGAGTTGAAGGAAGAGCTTTTTTGCATTCGATTTGCTTCTGTTGAGA ACTGCAAAACTTTCAGGGAAAAGATTGAAGAGATTGCTGAATCTCTAGAAAAGAAGGCTGAAGAGAGCGAAGAGACTAAATCTGCTACTGACCTCTTGGAGAAGTTGAATGTGGGGGAAAGCAAAGATGAAGAGGGAACCAAGGAAGCAGCCTCTGCATCTGCAGAGGTGGAAAAAGATGAGAGTGCTCAGCAGGAAAAGCCAGAATCTGATAAGTAG
- the LOC117912558 gene encoding aminopeptidase M1 — translation MEQFRGQPRLPKFAVPKRYDIHLEPDLAACKFAGSVQIDLDIVDATNFIVLNAADLAVAHNAVSFKSQTSSKVFEPSKVEIVEEDEILVLEFSEVLPLEMGVLAIGFEGTLNDKMKGFYRSTFEHNGEKRNMAVTQFEPADARRCFPCWDEPACKATFKITLDVPSDLIALSNMPVIEEKPNGHLKTVSYQESPIMSTYLVAVVIGLFDYVEDHTPDGIKVRVYCQVGKANQGKFALDVAVKTLDLYKEYFACPYSLPKLDMIAIPDFAAGAMENYGLVTYRETALLYDEKHSAAANKQRVATVVAHELAHQWFGNLVTMEWWTHLWLNEGFATWVSYLAADSLFPQWKVWTQFLDESTEGLRLDGLAESHPIEVEINHAGEIDEIFDAISYRKGASVIRMLQSYLGAECFQRSLASYIKKHACSNAKTEDLWAALEEGSGEPVNRLMNSWTKQKGYPVVSVKINNQKLEFEQTQFLSSGSQGDGQWIVPITLCCGSYDTPHNFLLQTKSESLDMKEFLGCCVGGGNDKSVAVCSWIKLNVDQTGFYRVKYDEKLAAGLRSAIEKNDLSATDRFGILDDSFALCMACQQSLTSLLTLMGAYREELDYTVLSNLISISYKVARIAADATPELVDYIKEFFISLFQYSAEKLGWEPRPGEGHLDAMLRGEVLTALAVFGHDLTINEASRRFHAFLDDRNTPLLPPDIRKAAYVAVMQNVTTSNRSGYESLLRVYRETDLSQEKTRILGSLASCPDPNIVLEVLNFVLSSEVRSQDAVFGLAVSREGRETAWSWLKNNWDYISKTWGSGFLITRFVSAIVSPFASFEKASEVQEFFATRTKPSIARTLKQSIERVHINAKWVESIQNEKHLADAVKELAYRKY, via the exons ATGGAGCAGTTCAGAGGGCAACCGAGACTCCCGAAATTCGCTGTCCCGAAACGATACGATATTCATCTCGAACCGGACCTTGCGGCCTGCAAATTCGCCGGTTCCGTTCAGATCGACCTCGACATCGTCGACGCCACCAACTTCATCGTCCTCAATGCCGCCGACCTCGCCGTTGCTCACAACGCCGTCTCCTTCAAAAGCCAAACCTCCTCCAAG GTTTTTGAGCCTTCCAAGGTCGAAATCGTGGAAGAAGATGAGATTTTGGTGTTGGAGTTCTCCGAGGTTCTTCCACTCGAGATGGGAGTTTTGGCTATTGGGTTTGAAGGAACTCTAAATGACAAAATGAAGGGGTTCTACAGAAG CACTTTTGAGCATAATGGGGAAAAGAGGAATATGGCGGTTACGCAGTTCGAACCAGCTGATGCCAGGCGATGCTTTCCATGCTGGGATGAGCCTGCTTGCAAG GCTACATTCAAGATCACATTAGATGTGCCCTCTGACCTCATAGCTCTTTCAAATATGCCTGTCATAGAAGAAAAACCGAATGGGCATCTCAAGACAGTTTCCTATCAAGAATCGCCAATTATGTCTACATATTTGGTGGCAGTTGTCATTGGTCTGTTTGATTATGTGGAAGATCATACACCTGATG GGATCAAAGTTCGTGTCTACTGTCAAGTTGGTAAGGCAAATCAAGGGAAATTTGCTTTGGATGTGGCTGTCAAGACACTTGATTTATACAAAGA ATACTTTGCTTGTCCATACTCACTACCCAAATTGGACATGATTGCAATCCCTGATTTTGCTGCTGGGGCAATGGAAAACTACGGTTTAGTTACATATCGTGAAACAGCTTTGCTTTATGATGAGAAACATTCTGCAGCTGCTAACAAGCAGAGG GTTGCTACTGTTGTAGCCCATGAACTGGCGCACCAGTGGTTTGGCAATCTTGTAACAATGGAGTGGTGGACACATTTATGGCTGAACGAGGGATTTGCAACATGG GTGAGCTATTTAGCAGCTGATAGTTTGTTTCCACAATGGAAAGTTTGGACTCAGTTTCTTGATGAAAGTACTGAGGGTCTTAGGTTGGATGGGCTAGCAGAGTCCCATCCCATTGAG GTGGAGATAAATCATGCTGGTGAGATTGATGAAATATTTGATGCAATAAGTTACAGAAAAGGTGCATCTGTTATCAGGATGCTGCAGAGCTATCTTGGTGCTGAATGTTTTCAG AGGTCACTTGCTTCATACATAAAAAAGCATGCTTGCTCAAATGCAAAGACGGAAGACTTATGGGCTGCCCTTGAGGAGGGATCTGGTGAACCTGTGAACAGGCTAATGAATTCATGGACAAAACAAAAAGGATATCCAGTTGTCTCTGTCAAAATCAATAATCAGAAATTGGAGTTTGAGCAG ACACAGTTCTTGTCAAGTGGTTCCCAAGGGGATGGGCAATGGATTGTCCCAATAACGTTATGCTGTGGCTCATATGATACTCCCCATAATTTCCTATTGCAAACAAAATCTGAAAGTCTTGATATGAAGGAATTCCTGGGCTGCTGTGTTGGAGGGGGAAACGATAAAAGCGTTGCAGTGTGTTCTTGGATAAAACTTAATGTGGACCAGACTGGTTTCTATAGGGTGAAATATGATGAGAAGCTTGCAGCTGGACTTAGATCTGCAATCGAGAAAAATGACTTGTCTGCAACAGATAGATTTG GTATTTTGGATGATTCATTTGCCCTTTGTATGGCATGCCAGCAGTCTCTGACCTCTTTGCTTACTTTGATGGGAGCTTACAGGGAGGAACTTGATTATACTGTGCTGTCTAATTTGATTAGT ATAAGTTACAAAGTTGCAAGAATTGCGGCTGATGCAACTCCTGAATTAGTAGACTACATCAAAGAATTTTTCATTAGCCTTTTCCAGTATTCTGCAGA GAAACTTGGTTGGGAGCCAAGACCAGGTGAGGGCCACTTAGATGCAATGTTGAGAGGGGAAGTTTTGACTGCCCTTGCTGTTTTTGGGCATGATTTGACGATAAATGAAGCAAGTAGGCGTTTTCATGCATTCTTGGATGACAGAAATACTCCACTCCTCCCTCCTGATATAAGAAAG GCAGCCTATGTCGCTGTGATGCAGAATGTCACGACCTCAAACAGATCAGGCTATGAATCTCTTCTGAGAGTTTATAGAGAGACTGATCTAAGCCAGGAAAAAACACGCATTTTAg GTTCTTTGGCTTCTTGTCCAGACCCTAATATCGTTCTTGAAGTTCTCAACTTTGTGTTGTCTTCTGAG GTTCGAAGTCAAGATGCTGTTTTCGGACTTGCTGTTAGTAGGGAAGGACGTGAAACAGCTTGGTCATGGCTAAAG AACAACTGGGATTACATCTCAAAAACATGGGGATCTGGATTTCTTATAACCCGCTTCGTCAGTGCAATCGTCTCCCCG TTTGCTTCATTTGAGAAGGCCAGTGAGGTACAGGAGTTCTTCGCAACCCGAACCAAGCCCTCAATTGCTAGAACCTTGAAGCAGAGCATTGAACGGGTTCATATTAATGCAAAATGGGTTGAGAGTATTCAGAATGAGAAACATCTTGCAGATGCTGTGAAGGAGTTGGCATACCGGAAATACTAG